The Fundidesulfovibrio putealis DSM 16056 genome includes a window with the following:
- a CDS encoding M20 family metallo-hydrolase: MLSGILDHIAADRDTVIDLQRTLVSIPAIGPDNGGQGERLKADAMLAWLKAQGITDVTEYQAPDSRVSCGHRPSIKAVIPGRDTSRTFWVIAHLDVVPVGDLTLWATDPFELSIEGEALVGRGVEDNHQGVVAALLVGKALKERGIVPPMNFGMLLVADEENGSKYGLDWLLKNHPEIFGKNDLYLIPDFGIPSAEMVEVAEKSMLWLRITLSGKQCHASSPEEGVNTLVATAAFILRLTKLHDRFPAVNPLFKPANSTFQPTKKEANVENVNTIPGRDVFYMDCRVLPQYDLDDVLEAIEEMGRDICATYGVTAEYHIVQKEQAAPATPKDAEIVTRLIGAIRSVYGGDPRPMGVGGGTVAAYLRRAGMDAAVWAAWVPNAHQPNERSLIKNNIGDAQVVAAALFGVGEGA, encoded by the coding sequence ATGCTTTCCGGCATACTTGATCACATCGCCGCTGACCGGGACACGGTCATCGACCTGCAACGCACCCTGGTCTCCATCCCTGCCATAGGCCCCGACAACGGCGGCCAGGGCGAACGCCTCAAGGCCGACGCCATGCTGGCTTGGCTGAAAGCCCAGGGAATCACCGACGTGACCGAATACCAGGCGCCGGACTCCCGCGTTTCCTGCGGTCACCGCCCCAGCATCAAGGCCGTCATTCCAGGTCGGGACACCTCCCGCACCTTCTGGGTCATCGCGCATCTGGACGTGGTGCCCGTGGGCGACCTGACCCTGTGGGCCACCGACCCGTTCGAGCTGTCCATCGAGGGCGAGGCTCTGGTGGGGCGAGGCGTAGAGGACAACCACCAGGGCGTAGTGGCTGCGCTGCTGGTGGGCAAGGCGCTCAAGGAGCGCGGCATCGTGCCGCCCATGAACTTCGGCATGCTGCTGGTGGCCGACGAGGAGAACGGGTCCAAGTACGGCCTGGACTGGCTCCTGAAGAACCACCCCGAGATCTTCGGCAAGAACGACCTGTACCTCATCCCGGATTTCGGCATCCCCTCCGCCGAGATGGTCGAGGTGGCCGAAAAGAGCATGCTCTGGCTGCGCATCACCCTGTCAGGCAAGCAGTGCCACGCGTCCTCCCCCGAGGAAGGCGTGAACACCCTGGTGGCCACGGCGGCCTTCATCCTGCGCCTGACCAAGCTGCACGACCGCTTTCCGGCGGTCAACCCGCTCTTCAAGCCCGCCAACTCCACGTTCCAGCCCACCAAGAAAGAGGCCAACGTGGAGAACGTGAACACTATCCCCGGCCGGGACGTATTCTATATGGACTGCCGCGTGCTGCCCCAGTACGATCTGGACGACGTGCTCGAGGCCATCGAGGAGATGGGCCGCGATATCTGCGCCACCTATGGCGTGACCGCCGAGTACCATATCGTGCAGAAGGAGCAGGCCGCTCCGGCAACGCCCAAGGACGCCGAGATCGTCACCCGCCTGATCGGGGCCATCCGCTCGGTCTACGGCGGCGATCCGCGCCCCATGGGCGTGGGCGGCGGCACCGTGGCCGCGTACCTGCGCCGCGCAGGCATGGACGCCGCAGTGTGGGCCGCCTGGGTTCCCAACGCCCACCAGCCCAACGAGCGCTCCCTCATCAAGAACAACATCGGTGACGCCCAGGTTGTGGCTGCCGCCCTCTTCGGCGTCGGGGAAGGAGCCTAG
- a CDS encoding PxxKW family cysteine-rich protein produces MSYMVNGVECHPIVEKCEGCDRTKEVEGVKYCSSYPLPERKWGQNVCNFATHVKAEKDTGGKVKVNPLKASKRAARGR; encoded by the coding sequence ATGAGCTATATGGTAAACGGCGTCGAGTGCCATCCCATCGTGGAAAAGTGCGAAGGATGCGACCGCACCAAGGAAGTTGAAGGTGTGAAGTATTGCAGCAGCTACCCCCTGCCCGAGCGCAAATGGGGCCAGAACGTCTGCAACTTCGCCACTCACGTCAAGGCTGAGAAGGACACCGGCGGCAAGGTCAAGGTCAACCCGCTGAAGGCCTCCAAGCGCGCCGCTCGCGGTCGTTAA
- a CDS encoding amidohydrolase encodes MPTNFPARCGTLLRAGTLVTQDDDRRVLSDTAVAIDDGVITAVAPWSETPRIQADETIDLSGDIVLPGLVNTHTHAAMTVFRGLEDDLPLMEWLTGHIWPAEARLTPEIVSLGTQLACAEMLAGGTTTFCDLYVFEEAVARAVDTVGMRAVLGEGVFDTPNASYKTIDQAFGKVAALGEFCAGRELLSQCLVAHSVYATGAQTLKRLDGLACDNGLTLTLHAAESAVETAMCLERFGRRPVEILEDLDLLRPGLLIAHGVDVTEAEIALLAQRGAAVSHNPRSNMKLASGMAPVAAMRAAGVTVGLGTDGAASNNCLNMFAEMGAAALMAKVRGLDPTALPAQAVLDMATRDGAAALGLQGVGSIAPGMKADMIALRGDAPNLQPPHSIVSHLAYSATGGEVRMTMAGGRVLYRDGRFSTIDWPGLVKEMDSVRKWARGA; translated from the coding sequence ATGCCCACCAACTTTCCCGCCCGTTGCGGCACCCTCCTTCGCGCTGGCACCCTGGTCACCCAGGACGACGACCGGCGCGTCCTGTCCGACACCGCCGTGGCCATCGACGACGGAGTCATCACCGCTGTTGCCCCCTGGAGCGAAACGCCGCGCATCCAGGCGGACGAGACCATCGATCTTTCCGGCGACATCGTGCTTCCCGGGCTGGTCAACACCCACACCCACGCCGCCATGACAGTGTTTCGCGGCCTGGAGGACGACCTGCCCCTGATGGAATGGCTGACCGGGCACATCTGGCCCGCCGAAGCCCGGCTGACCCCGGAGATAGTTTCCCTGGGGACGCAACTGGCCTGCGCGGAGATGCTGGCCGGGGGAACCACCACCTTCTGCGACCTCTACGTTTTCGAGGAGGCCGTGGCCCGCGCCGTGGACACAGTGGGCATGCGGGCGGTTCTTGGCGAGGGCGTGTTCGACACCCCCAACGCCTCCTACAAGACCATCGACCAGGCCTTCGGGAAGGTCGCCGCGCTGGGGGAATTCTGCGCCGGGCGGGAGCTTCTGAGCCAATGTCTGGTGGCCCATTCGGTCTATGCCACGGGCGCACAGACGCTGAAGCGACTGGACGGGCTGGCGTGCGACAACGGCCTGACCCTCACCCTGCACGCCGCCGAGAGCGCCGTCGAGACGGCCATGTGCCTGGAGCGCTTCGGCAGGCGTCCCGTGGAGATCCTCGAAGATCTCGACCTCCTGCGCCCCGGCCTGCTCATCGCCCACGGCGTGGACGTCACTGAGGCGGAGATCGCGCTTCTGGCCCAACGCGGTGCGGCGGTGTCCCACAATCCGCGCAGCAACATGAAGCTTGCTTCGGGCATGGCTCCCGTGGCAGCCATGCGCGCGGCTGGAGTCACCGTGGGTCTGGGCACGGATGGCGCGGCCAGCAACAACTGCCTGAACATGTTCGCGGAGATGGGCGCTGCTGCCCTCATGGCCAAGGTGCGCGGGCTGGACCCCACCGCCCTGCCCGCACAGGCCGTGCTGGACATGGCCACGCGCGACGGGGCGGCGGCCCTTGGGCTCCAAGGGGTGGGGAGCATCGCGCCCGGCATGAAGGCCGACATGATCGCCCTGCGCGGGGACGCCCCCAACCTCCAACCGCCCCACTCCATCGTGTCGCATCTGGCCTATTCTGCCACGGGCGGTGAGGTCCGCATGACCATGGCCGGGGGGCGCGTGCTGTACCGGGACGGACGGTTTTCCACCATCGACTGGCCTGGACTGGTCAAAGAGATGGATTCCGTCAGGAAATGGGCGCGCGGGGCTTGA
- a CDS encoding adenine phosphoribosyltransferase has translation MDLRALIRDIKDFPKPGIVFLDITPLLGDGPAFRHAIDTMAERYKDCGATKIVCAEARGFIFGAALAYKMGLGFVPVRKPGKLPWKTTSVTYDLEYGTDTLCMHEDALLKGEKVLVIDDVLATGGTLQGMLKLMEVFGAEIVAIGVLIELGFLNGRDKLGELPFDSIIQIS, from the coding sequence ATGGACCTGCGCGCCCTCATTCGCGATATCAAGGATTTCCCCAAGCCCGGCATCGTTTTTCTGGACATCACCCCGCTGCTCGGCGACGGCCCGGCATTCCGGCATGCCATCGACACCATGGCCGAACGCTACAAGGACTGCGGCGCTACCAAGATCGTCTGCGCCGAAGCGCGGGGCTTCATTTTCGGAGCCGCCCTGGCCTACAAGATGGGCCTCGGTTTCGTGCCCGTGCGCAAGCCCGGCAAGCTGCCCTGGAAAACCACCTCCGTCACTTATGACCTGGAGTACGGCACGGACACCCTGTGCATGCACGAAGACGCCCTGCTGAAAGGCGAGAAGGTCCTGGTGATCGATGACGTGCTGGCCACTGGCGGCACGTTGCAGGGGATGCTCAAGCTGATGGAGGTCTTCGGGGCGGAGATCGTGGCCATCGGCGTCCTGATCGAGCTTGGATTCCTCAACGGACGCGACAAGCTGGGCGAGCTGCCCTTCGACAGCATCATTCAGATCAGCTGA
- the mtnP gene encoding S-methyl-5'-thioadenosine phosphorylase has translation MKIGIIGGSGLDNPDILENPVDGEVDTPYGKPNSTLRHGKIKGRDVALLARHGRAHTCPPTWVNYRANIWALKNVGCTHILATTAVGSLKAEIGRGDLVVLDQFIDFTRHRPVTFHEQFEPHCPVHTPMADPFDEDLRQRLIQACAKFGYAHHPKGTVITIEGPRFSTRAESNMFRMWGADVINMSVATEAILAAEAGVPYAAVAMSTDYDCWKTDEPPVTWEDILHIFKQNAEKVTDVLIEVISVL, from the coding sequence ATGAAAATAGGCATCATCGGCGGCAGCGGACTGGATAATCCCGACATCCTGGAAAACCCGGTCGACGGCGAGGTGGATACCCCCTACGGCAAGCCCAACTCCACGCTGCGCCACGGCAAGATCAAGGGGCGCGATGTGGCGCTCCTGGCGCGCCATGGCCGCGCTCACACCTGCCCGCCCACCTGGGTGAACTACCGCGCCAACATCTGGGCGCTCAAGAATGTGGGCTGCACGCACATCCTGGCCACCACTGCGGTCGGCTCCCTCAAGGCTGAGATCGGCAGGGGCGATCTTGTGGTGCTGGACCAGTTCATCGACTTCACGCGCCATCGCCCGGTCACTTTCCACGAGCAGTTCGAGCCCCATTGCCCCGTGCACACCCCCATGGCCGACCCCTTCGACGAAGATCTGCGCCAGCGCCTGATCCAGGCCTGCGCGAAGTTCGGCTATGCCCACCACCCCAAGGGGACCGTCATCACCATCGAGGGGCCGCGCTTCTCCACCAGGGCAGAATCCAACATGTTCCGCATGTGGGGTGCGGATGTCATCAACATGAGTGTGGCCACCGAGGCCATCCTGGCCGCCGAGGCAGGAGTGCCCTACGCGGCCGTGGCCATGTCCACGGATTACGACTGCTGGAAGACCGACGAGCCTCCCGTCACCTGGGAGGACATCCTGCATATCTTCAAGCAGAACGCGGAAAAGGTGACGGACGTGCTCATCGAGGTTATATCCGTCCTGTAG
- a CDS encoding alpha/beta hydrolase, with translation MNTFTKKPACLVVHGFGGTPFEVAPVAEALTASGYPVLMPTLPGHGTTVEDWSRTGWQDWLDSLSAEYRQLETQHGKVFVMGLSMGGSLCLALAQRFKPAGVVTIASPVYLYRFLPPEATDWRLPLTGLLHKFRPLWPSKPKTAESRRIAPWEGYEEHVALGPLGSFLTGLREVRRNLGKITAPLLGIHSPKDRHVPLANLWEITGKAGSSERQAVLLAIRENVTKHHLLTTHEETRDRVAQLCVSFADRWA, from the coding sequence ATGAATACATTCACGAAGAAACCCGCTTGCCTGGTTGTGCACGGTTTCGGGGGAACACCCTTCGAGGTGGCCCCCGTGGCCGAGGCGCTCACGGCGTCCGGCTATCCGGTCCTCATGCCGACCCTGCCGGGCCACGGCACCACAGTGGAAGACTGGAGCCGCACCGGCTGGCAGGATTGGCTTGATTCTCTCAGCGCGGAGTACCGGCAGTTGGAAACGCAGCACGGCAAGGTGTTCGTGATGGGCCTGTCCATGGGGGGGAGCCTGTGCCTGGCACTGGCCCAACGCTTCAAGCCCGCCGGCGTGGTGACCATCGCCTCCCCGGTCTATCTGTATCGGTTCCTGCCGCCCGAAGCCACGGACTGGAGGCTGCCGCTGACCGGACTGCTCCACAAGTTCCGCCCCCTCTGGCCTTCCAAGCCGAAGACCGCAGAATCCAGGCGCATCGCTCCCTGGGAGGGCTATGAAGAGCATGTGGCCCTGGGGCCTTTGGGCAGTTTTCTGACCGGACTGAGGGAGGTGCGGCGCAATCTGGGGAAGATTACCGCGCCGCTTTTGGGGATTCATTCCCCGAAGGATCGGCACGTGCCGCTCGCCAACCTCTGGGAGATAACCGGGAAGGCCGGTTCCTCCGAGCGTCAGGCGGTGCTGCTGGCCATCCGGGAGAACGTCACCAAGCATCATCTGCTGACAACGCATGAGGAAACCCGCGACCGCGTGGCGCAACTGTGCGTGTCCTTCGCGGACAGGTGGGCTTAG